Proteins found in one Pseudomonas mosselii genomic segment:
- the rbsK gene encoding ribokinase: protein MDAKVVVVGSLNMDLVARAQRLPRGGETLPGESFFTAPGGKGANQAVAAARLGASVAMVGNVGDDAYGQQLRQALKREGVDCQGVSLCEGVSSGVALIVVDAASQNAIVVIPGGNGLLGPESVSRFDHLLQGAEVIICQLEVPTATVAWTLARGRELGKTVILNPAPASGPLPAEWYAYIDYLIPNESEAEALAGVQVEDQDSARRAAERLRQLGAGKVIVTLGGDGALLVDAAGSLHFPAPRVQPVDTTAAGDTFVGGFAAGLARGLPEGEAITFGQRAAALSVTRVGAQPSIPYLKELAP, encoded by the coding sequence ATGGATGCCAAGGTGGTGGTGGTCGGCAGCCTCAACATGGACCTGGTGGCCCGCGCCCAGCGCCTGCCCCGGGGCGGCGAGACCTTGCCCGGCGAAAGCTTCTTCACCGCGCCCGGCGGCAAGGGCGCCAACCAGGCGGTGGCCGCCGCGCGGCTGGGCGCCAGCGTGGCAATGGTCGGTAACGTCGGTGATGACGCCTATGGCCAGCAGTTGCGCCAGGCGTTGAAGCGCGAGGGTGTCGATTGCCAGGGCGTGAGCCTGTGCGAGGGCGTGTCCAGCGGCGTGGCGCTGATCGTGGTGGATGCCGCCAGCCAGAACGCCATCGTCGTCATTCCCGGCGGCAACGGCCTGCTCGGGCCCGAGTCGGTGAGCCGCTTCGACCACCTGCTGCAGGGCGCCGAGGTGATCATCTGCCAACTTGAGGTGCCCACCGCCACCGTGGCCTGGACCCTGGCCCGTGGCCGCGAGCTGGGCAAGACCGTGATCCTCAACCCGGCGCCGGCCAGCGGGCCGCTGCCGGCGGAGTGGTATGCCTACATCGACTACCTGATCCCCAACGAGAGCGAGGCCGAGGCCCTGGCCGGGGTGCAGGTAGAGGATCAGGACAGCGCCCGCCGGGCGGCCGAACGTCTGCGTCAGCTGGGCGCGGGCAAGGTGATTGTCACCCTGGGCGGTGACGGCGCGCTGTTGGTCGATGCCGCCGGCAGCCTGCACTTCCCGGCGCCGCGGGTGCAGCCGGTGGACACCACGGCGGCCGGCGACACCTTCGTCGGCGGCTTTGCCGCTGGCCTGGCGCGCGGCCTGCCCGAGGGCGAGGCGATCACCTTCGGCCAGCGCGCCGCCGCGTTGTCGGTGACCCGTGTCGGCGCGCAGCCTTCGATCCCTTACCTGAAGGAGCTGGCGCCATGA
- a CDS encoding LacI family DNA-binding transcriptional regulator gives MATIKDVAALAGISYTTVSHVLNKTRPVSEHVRLKVEAAIAELDYVPSAVARSLKARSTATIGLLVPNSVNPYFAELARGIEDACERNGYCVILCNSDDDPQKQRSYLRVLLEKRIDGLIVASVGEDQDLLDSLSGVRTPMVIVDRALDGVEADLVRIDHEQGAYLATRHLLELGHREIATIGGPVDTGVSQLRMAGFRRAMAEAGVRVAPGHVLHSDFTSPGGHAAAARLLDGERPTAIFAGNDMIGFGVLRAAAERNIDVPGELSVIGFDDIELSRYVYPALTTVGQSIRELGESAAGLLLSRIITPRREGGAEQRIVAPRIVLRESTGPRPDLFNDYR, from the coding sequence ATGGCAACCATCAAAGACGTCGCGGCACTGGCGGGGATTTCCTACACCACCGTGTCCCATGTACTGAACAAGACCCGCCCGGTCAGCGAGCACGTGCGCCTGAAGGTCGAGGCGGCGATCGCCGAGCTCGACTACGTGCCCAGCGCCGTGGCCCGCTCGCTCAAGGCGCGCAGCACCGCCACCATCGGCCTGCTGGTGCCCAACAGCGTCAACCCGTACTTTGCCGAGTTGGCCCGGGGCATCGAGGACGCCTGCGAGCGCAATGGCTACTGCGTGATCCTGTGCAACTCCGACGACGACCCGCAGAAGCAGCGCAGCTACCTGCGTGTGTTGCTGGAAAAGCGTATCGACGGGCTGATCGTCGCCTCGGTGGGCGAGGACCAGGACCTGCTCGACAGCCTCAGCGGCGTGCGCACGCCGATGGTCATCGTCGACCGCGCCCTGGACGGCGTCGAGGCCGACCTGGTGCGCATCGACCACGAGCAGGGCGCCTACCTGGCCACCCGCCACCTGCTGGAGCTGGGGCACCGCGAGATCGCCACCATCGGCGGCCCGGTGGACACCGGTGTCAGCCAGCTGCGCATGGCCGGTTTCCGCCGGGCGATGGCCGAGGCCGGCGTGCGCGTTGCCCCCGGCCATGTGCTGCACAGCGACTTCACCAGCCCTGGCGGGCATGCCGCCGCGGCGCGCCTGCTCGATGGCGAGCGGCCCACGGCGATCTTCGCCGGTAACGACATGATCGGCTTCGGCGTGTTGCGCGCCGCCGCCGAGCGCAACATCGACGTGCCCGGCGAGCTGTCGGTGATCGGCTTCGACGATATCGAGCTGAGCCGCTATGTGTACCCGGCGCTGACCACGGTCGGCCAGTCGATCCGTGAACTGGGCGAGAGCGCCGCCGGCCTGTTGCTGTCGCGCATCATCACGCCACGGCGCGAAGGCGGCGCCGAGCAACGCATCGTCGCCCCGCGCATCGTTTTGCGTGAATCCACCGGGCCGCGCCCGGACCTGTTCAACGATTACCGTTAA
- a CDS encoding ABC transporter permease, translating to MKTTTNTSGAAPVRRSGTYFGLGTYLGLAGALLAMIVLFSMLSSHFLSYATFSTLANQIPDLMVLAVGMTFVLIIGGIDLSVGSVLALAASTVSVAILGWGWSVLPAALLGMAVAALAGTVTGSITVAWRIPSFIVSLGVLEMARGLAYQFTDSRTAYIGDAFAWFSNPIAFGISPAFIIALLVIVAAQLVLTRTVFGRYLIGIGTNEEAVRLAGIDPRPYKILVFALMGVLAGLAALFQISRLEAADPNAGSGLELQVIAAVVIGGTSLMGGRGSVISTFFGVLIISVLAAGLAQIGASEPTKRIITGAVIVIAVVLDTYRSRRANRRN from the coding sequence ATGAAAACCACAACAAATACGTCGGGCGCCGCGCCCGTGCGCCGCAGCGGCACCTATTTCGGCCTGGGCACCTACCTGGGCCTGGCCGGCGCCTTGCTGGCGATGATCGTGCTGTTCTCGATGCTGAGCAGCCACTTCCTGTCCTACGCCACCTTCAGCACCCTGGCCAACCAGATCCCCGACCTGATGGTGCTGGCGGTGGGCATGACCTTCGTCCTGATCATCGGCGGCATCGACCTGTCGGTGGGCTCGGTGCTGGCCCTGGCCGCCTCGACGGTCAGCGTGGCGATCCTCGGCTGGGGCTGGAGCGTGCTGCCTGCCGCGCTGCTGGGCATGGCCGTGGCCGCGTTGGCCGGCACCGTCACCGGCAGCATCACTGTGGCCTGGCGCATCCCTTCGTTCATCGTCTCGCTGGGCGTGCTGGAGATGGCCCGTGGCCTGGCCTACCAGTTCACCGACTCGCGTACCGCCTACATCGGCGACGCCTTTGCGTGGTTCTCCAACCCCATCGCCTTCGGCATCTCGCCGGCCTTCATCATCGCCTTGCTGGTGATCGTTGCCGCCCAACTGGTGCTGACCCGCACCGTGTTCGGCCGCTACCTGATCGGCATCGGCACCAATGAAGAGGCCGTGCGCCTGGCCGGCATCGACCCGCGTCCGTACAAGATCCTGGTGTTCGCCCTGATGGGCGTGCTCGCCGGCCTCGCCGCGCTGTTCCAGATCTCCCGTCTGGAAGCCGCCGACCCCAACGCCGGCTCCGGCCTCGAGCTGCAGGTGATCGCCGCCGTGGTGATCGGCGGCACCAGCCTGATGGGAGGCCGCGGCTCGGTCATCAGCACCTTCTTCGGCGTGCTGATCATTTCGGTGCTGGCCGCAGGCTTGGCCCAGATTGGCGCTTCGGAGCCGACCAAACGCATCATCACCGGGGCGGTGATCGTCATCGCCGTGGTACTCGACACTTACCGCAGCCGGCGCGCGAACCGGCGGAACTGA
- a CDS encoding sugar ABC transporter ATP-binding protein, with translation MSVSANETVLAVSGLGKTYAQPVLGDVTLELRGGEVLALTGENGAGKSTLSKLISGLEIPTTGQMRYRGQPYSPGNRAEAERLGVRMVMQELNLLPTLTVAENLFLDNLPSRLGWVSQKRLRQLASAAMAQVGLDAIDPDTPVGELGIGHQQMVEIARNLIGDCHVLIFDEPTAMLTAREVELLFTQIERLRQRGVAIVYISHRLEELQRVAQRIAVLRDGKLVCAEPIQRYNSEQLVNLMVGRELGEHIDLGQRSIGAPLLKVDKLSRGDKVREVSFEVRAGEIFGISGLIGAGRTELLRLIYGADRADSGQVALGQPPVPVVIDSPKAAVKAGIALITEDRKGEGLLLSQSISANIALGNLGAVSRAGVLDRDAERALAERQIGAMRIRSASPAQAVGELSGGNQQKVVIGRWLERNCQVLLFDEPTRGIDVGAKFDIYGLLAELARQGKAIVVVSSDLRELMLICDRIAVLSAGRLIDTFDRDHWTQDQLLAAAFAGYQKRDALLHDAAPRMDA, from the coding sequence ATGTCAGTATCGGCCAATGAAACCGTGCTAGCCGTCAGCGGTCTGGGCAAGACCTACGCCCAGCCCGTGCTCGGCGACGTCACCCTCGAGCTGCGCGGCGGCGAGGTGCTGGCCCTGACCGGCGAGAACGGCGCGGGCAAGTCGACCCTGTCCAAGCTGATCAGCGGCCTGGAGATCCCCACCACCGGGCAGATGCGCTATCGCGGCCAGCCCTACAGCCCCGGCAACCGCGCCGAGGCCGAGCGCCTTGGCGTGCGCATGGTGATGCAGGAGCTCAACCTGCTGCCCACCCTGACCGTGGCCGAGAACCTGTTCCTCGACAACCTGCCCAGCCGCCTCGGCTGGGTCAGCCAGAAGCGCCTGCGCCAGCTGGCCAGCGCGGCCATGGCCCAGGTCGGCCTGGACGCCATCGACCCGGACACCCCTGTGGGCGAGCTGGGCATCGGCCACCAGCAGATGGTCGAGATCGCCCGCAACCTGATCGGCGACTGCCATGTGCTGATCTTCGACGAACCCACGGCCATGCTCACCGCCCGCGAGGTGGAGCTGTTGTTCACCCAGATCGAGCGCCTGCGCCAGCGCGGCGTGGCCATCGTCTATATCTCCCATCGCCTCGAAGAGCTGCAACGCGTGGCTCAGCGCATCGCCGTGCTGCGCGACGGCAAGCTGGTGTGCGCCGAGCCGATCCAGCGCTACAACAGCGAGCAACTGGTCAACCTGATGGTCGGTCGCGAGCTGGGCGAGCATATCGACCTCGGCCAGCGCAGCATCGGCGCGCCGCTGCTCAAGGTCGACAAGCTCAGCCGTGGCGACAAAGTGCGCGAGGTGTCGTTCGAGGTCAGGGCAGGGGAGATCTTCGGCATCTCCGGCCTGATCGGCGCCGGGCGCACCGAGTTGCTGCGCCTGATCTACGGCGCCGACCGCGCCGACAGCGGCCAGGTCGCCCTCGGCCAGCCGCCGGTGCCGGTGGTCATCGATTCGCCCAAGGCCGCGGTCAAGGCCGGTATTGCGCTGATCACCGAGGACCGCAAGGGCGAAGGCCTGCTGCTGAGCCAGTCGATCAGCGCCAACATTGCCTTGGGCAACCTCGGTGCCGTGTCCCGCGCCGGCGTGCTCGACCGCGACGCCGAACGCGCGCTGGCCGAGCGCCAGATCGGCGCCATGCGCATCCGCAGTGCCAGCCCTGCCCAAGCCGTGGGCGAGCTGTCTGGCGGCAACCAGCAGAAGGTGGTGATCGGCCGCTGGCTGGAGCGCAACTGCCAGGTGCTGCTGTTCGACGAGCCCACCCGCGGTATCGACGTCGGCGCCAAGTTCGACATTTATGGCCTGCTCGCCGAGCTCGCCCGCCAGGGCAAGGCCATCGTCGTGGTGTCCAGCGACCTGCGCGAGCTGATGCTGATCTGCGACCGTATTGCCGTGCTCAGCGCCGGCCGTCTGATCGACACCTTCGACCGTGATCACTGGACCCAGGACCAACTGCTTGCCGCCGCCTTCGCCGGCTACCAGAAACGTGATGCCCTGCTGCACGACGCAGCCCCCAGGATGGACGCATGA
- a CDS encoding sugar ABC transporter substrate-binding protein, whose amino-acid sequence MKLPFPGRPLALAVFSSLIFALSTAHAEEAPKVALVMKSLANEFFRTMEDGAKAYQKEHPNDFTLVANGIKDETDTGNQIRIVEQMIATGANALVIAPADSKALVPVIKKAMDAGITVINIDNRLDPAVLKSKGISVPFVGPDNRKGARLVGDYLAQQKLKAGDQVGIIEGVPTTTNAQQRTAGFKDAMEAAQMKIVSVQSGNWEIDKGNAVAASMLNEYPELKALLAGNDSMALGAVSAVRAAGKTGQVQVVGYDNINAIKPMLKDGRVLATLDQAASQQAVFGIQAALKMLKGEQPGVDADNVIQTPVELITQ is encoded by the coding sequence ATGAAACTGCCGTTCCCCGGCCGTCCACTGGCCCTCGCCGTTTTCTCCTCGCTGATCTTCGCCCTCTCCACTGCCCACGCCGAGGAAGCGCCCAAGGTCGCCCTGGTGATGAAATCCCTCGCCAACGAGTTCTTCCGCACCATGGAGGACGGCGCCAAGGCCTACCAGAAAGAGCACCCGAACGATTTCACCCTGGTGGCAAACGGCATCAAGGACGAGACCGACACCGGCAACCAGATCCGCATCGTCGAGCAGATGATCGCCACCGGCGCCAATGCCCTGGTCATCGCCCCGGCCGACTCCAAGGCGTTGGTGCCGGTGATCAAGAAGGCCATGGACGCCGGCATCACCGTGATCAACATCGACAACCGTCTCGACCCTGCCGTGCTCAAGAGCAAGGGCATCAGCGTGCCGTTCGTGGGCCCGGACAACCGCAAGGGCGCGCGCCTGGTCGGCGACTACCTGGCCCAGCAGAAGCTCAAGGCCGGCGATCAGGTCGGCATCATCGAAGGCGTGCCGACCACCACCAACGCCCAGCAGCGCACCGCCGGCTTCAAGGACGCCATGGAAGCCGCGCAGATGAAGATCGTCTCGGTGCAGTCGGGCAACTGGGAGATCGACAAGGGCAACGCCGTGGCCGCCTCGATGCTCAACGAATACCCCGAGCTGAAGGCGCTGCTTGCCGGCAATGACAGCATGGCCCTGGGGGCCGTCTCGGCCGTGCGCGCCGCCGGTAAGACCGGCCAGGTGCAGGTGGTCGGCTACGACAACATCAACGCCATCAAACCGATGCTCAAGGATGGCCGTGTGCTCGCCACCCTCGACCAGGCGGCCAGCCAGCAGGCGGTGTTCGGCATTCAGGCGGCGCTGAAGATGCTCAAGGGCGAGCAGCCGGGCGTGGATGCCGACAATGTCATCCAGACGCCGGTCGAGCTGATTACCCAGTGA
- a CDS encoding asparaginase, whose amino-acid sequence MKTAIKTFAPSALALLLVLPTTVSAKEAAQQQKLANVVILATGGTIAGAGASAANSATYQAAKLGIDKLIAGVPELQDLANVRGEQVMQIASESIGNDDLLKLGKRVAELADSKDVDGIVITHGTDTLEETAYFLNLVEKTDKPIIVVGSMRPGTAMSADGMLNLYNAVAVASSKDARGKGVLVTMNDEIQSGRDVSKAVNIKTEAFKSQWGPLGMVVEGKSYFFRLPAKRHTVNSEFDIKTISKLPAVDIAYGYGNVTDTAYKALAQGGAKAIIHAGTGNGSVSSRVVPALQELRKDGVQIIRSSHVNQGGFVLRNAEQPDDKNDWVVAHDLNPQKARILAMVAMTKTQDSKELQRIFWEY is encoded by the coding sequence ATGAAAACCGCTATCAAGACCTTCGCACCGAGCGCCCTGGCGCTGCTACTGGTACTGCCGACCACCGTTTCCGCCAAGGAAGCCGCGCAACAACAGAAACTCGCCAACGTGGTGATCCTGGCCACCGGCGGCACCATCGCCGGCGCCGGCGCCAGTGCCGCCAACAGCGCCACCTACCAGGCCGCCAAGCTGGGCATCGACAAGCTGATCGCCGGCGTGCCGGAGCTGCAGGACCTGGCCAACGTGCGCGGTGAGCAGGTGATGCAGATCGCCTCGGAGAGCATCGGCAACGACGACCTGCTCAAGCTGGGCAAGCGTGTCGCCGAACTGGCCGACAGCAAGGACGTCGATGGCATCGTCATCACCCACGGCACCGACACCCTGGAAGAAACCGCCTACTTCCTCAACCTGGTGGAAAAGACCGACAAGCCGATCATCGTGGTCGGCTCGATGCGCCCGGGCACCGCGATGTCCGCCGACGGCATGCTCAACCTGTACAACGCCGTGGCCGTGGCCAGCAGCAAGGACGCCCGCGGCAAGGGCGTGCTGGTGACCATGAACGACGAGATCCAGTCCGGTCGTGACGTGAGCAAGGCGGTCAACATCAAGACCGAAGCCTTCAAGAGCCAGTGGGGCCCATTGGGCATGGTGGTGGAAGGCAAGTCGTACTTCTTCCGCCTGCCGGCCAAGCGCCACACGGTCAACTCCGAGTTCGACATCAAGACCATCAGCAAGCTGCCGGCCGTGGACATTGCCTACGGCTACGGCAACGTGACCGACACCGCCTACAAGGCGCTGGCCCAGGGTGGCGCCAAGGCGATCATCCACGCCGGCACCGGCAATGGCTCGGTATCGTCGCGCGTGGTACCGGCGCTGCAGGAGCTGCGCAAGGACGGCGTGCAGATCATCCGTTCGTCCCACGTCAACCAGGGCGGCTTCGTGCTGCGCAACGCCGAACAGCCTGACGACAAGAACGACTGGGTCGTGGCCCACGACCTGAACCCGCAGAAGGCGCGGATCCTGGCGATGGTCGCGATGACCAAGACCCAGGACAGCAAGGAGCTGCAGCGGATCTTCTGGGAATATTGA
- a CDS encoding DUF1654 domain-containing protein has translation MAKPASASPSSYELLGQRIQKIINSPTAQRSRAALIFRLEHESPDDWATLLEEIAENDNVTLAHRDDGGVQIFWTVPKED, from the coding sequence GTGGCCAAACCCGCCTCCGCGTCGCCAAGCAGTTATGAACTCCTGGGTCAGCGCATCCAGAAGATCATCAACAGCCCCACCGCCCAGCGCAGCCGCGCCGCCTTGATCTTCCGCCTGGAGCACGAGTCGCCCGACGACTGGGCAACCCTGCTCGAGGAAATCGCCGAGAACGACAACGTCACCCTCGCCCACCGCGACGATGGCGGCGTACAGATTTTCTGGACCGTGCCGAAGGAAGACTGA
- a CDS encoding endonuclease, with amino-acid sequence MRVSLFAACLLLLAPLAHADAPRTFQEAKKVAWKLYAPQSTEFYCGCKYKGNKVDLASCGYAPRKNLNRASRIEWEHIVPAWQIGHQRQCWQDGGRKNCSRHDKVYQRAEADLHNLVPSIGEVNGDRSNFSFGWLPEQHGQYGSCLTQVDFKAKKVMPRPSIRGMIARTYFYMSKQYDLRLSKQDRQLFEAWNKTYPPQAWELQRNQQVACVMGRGNEFVGPVNLKACG; translated from the coding sequence ATGAGAGTTTCGCTTTTCGCCGCCTGCCTGCTGCTGCTTGCCCCCCTCGCCCACGCCGACGCCCCGCGCACCTTCCAGGAGGCCAAGAAGGTCGCCTGGAAGCTGTACGCGCCGCAGTCCACGGAGTTTTATTGCGGCTGCAAGTACAAGGGCAACAAGGTCGACCTGGCCTCCTGCGGCTACGCGCCGCGCAAGAACCTCAACCGCGCCTCGCGCATCGAATGGGAGCACATCGTCCCGGCCTGGCAGATCGGCCACCAGCGCCAGTGCTGGCAGGATGGCGGGCGCAAGAACTGCTCGCGCCACGACAAGGTCTACCAGCGCGCCGAGGCCGACCTGCACAACCTGGTGCCGAGCATTGGCGAGGTCAACGGCGACCGCAGCAACTTCAGCTTCGGCTGGCTGCCCGAGCAGCATGGCCAGTACGGCAGCTGCCTGACCCAGGTCGACTTCAAGGCCAAGAAGGTCATGCCGCGCCCATCGATCCGCGGGATGATCGCGCGCACCTACTTCTATATGAGCAAGCAGTATGACCTGAGGCTGTCCAAGCAGGACCGCCAGCTGTTCGAGGCCTGGAACAAGACCTACCCGCCGCAGGCCTGGGAGCTGCAGCGCAACCAGCAGGTGGCATGCGTGATGGGCCGTGGCAACGAGTTCGTCGGGCCTGTCAATCTCAAGGCCTGTGGCTGA
- a CDS encoding GTP pyrophosphokinase has translation MATLERAIAMAIKAHEGQFDKGGAAYILHPLRVMERVITPEQRIVAVLHDVLEDTPLTLSDLAREGFPLKILAALLALSRREGESYEAFVIRLGVDPLARQVKLADLADNSDLSRIAHPGPADLARLSRYREASAYLQTLA, from the coding sequence ATGGCGACGCTGGAGCGGGCCATCGCGATGGCCATCAAGGCACATGAAGGGCAGTTCGACAAAGGCGGTGCGGCGTACATCCTCCACCCGCTGCGGGTGATGGAGCGAGTGATCACCCCGGAACAGCGCATCGTCGCGGTGCTGCACGACGTGCTGGAAGACACCCCGCTGACCCTGTCCGACCTCGCCCGCGAAGGTTTCCCGCTGAAGATCCTCGCCGCGCTGCTGGCGCTGAGCCGCCGCGAAGGGGAGAGCTACGAGGCCTTCGTCATCCGTCTTGGCGTCGACCCCCTGGCGCGCCAGGTCAAGCTCGCCGACCTGGCCGACAACAGCGACCTCTCGCGCATTGCCCATCCTGGCCCGGCCGACCTGGCCCGGCTATCCCGCTACCGGGAGGCCAGCGCCTACCTGCAGACGCTGGCCTGA
- a CDS encoding purine-cytosine permease family protein, which yields MTSAANSAPLIEKHTIGYVPPQDRHGKVRDLFTLWFGGNIAPLPIVTGALGVQLFHLNLVWGIVAILVGHLVGGVLMALHSAQGPQMGIPQMIQSRAQFGSLGALLVVVIAGVMYIGFFASNIVLAGKSLHGVVDSVPVPVGIVIGALGSGIIGIIGYRFIHVLNRIGTWVLGIGIVVGFGYIFSHVQSDDFLTRGGFNLAGWLATVSLAALWQIAFAPYVSDYSRYLPADVKVSSTFWTTYLGSALGSSLSFIFGAVAVLAIPAGMDTMDAVKLATGTLGPLMLVLFLLSVISHNALNLYGAVLSIITLVQTFAYRWIPTAKSRAVLSLIVLAACCVVAVFASADFIGHFVDMVLVLLVVLVPWTAINLIDFYVIHKGDYDIDSIFKVDGGIYGRYNPQALIAYAVGIAVQIPFMNTPLYVGPVSVHINGADLSWLVGLAITSPLYWWLATRDSAYRRRQVSAKLAAGV from the coding sequence ATGACCAGTGCAGCCAATTCGGCACCCCTCATCGAGAAACACACAATCGGCTACGTGCCGCCGCAAGACCGCCATGGAAAGGTAAGGGATCTGTTCACACTGTGGTTCGGCGGCAATATCGCGCCGTTGCCCATCGTCACCGGCGCGCTGGGCGTGCAGCTGTTCCACCTCAACCTGGTCTGGGGCATCGTCGCCATCCTCGTCGGCCACCTGGTCGGCGGTGTGCTCATGGCCCTGCACTCGGCCCAGGGCCCACAGATGGGCATCCCGCAGATGATCCAGAGCCGTGCCCAGTTCGGCTCGCTCGGCGCCCTGCTGGTGGTGGTGATCGCCGGGGTCATGTACATCGGCTTCTTCGCCTCCAACATCGTGTTGGCCGGCAAGTCGCTGCACGGCGTGGTCGACAGCGTGCCGGTGCCGGTGGGCATCGTCATCGGCGCCCTGGGCTCGGGCATCATCGGCATCATCGGCTACCGCTTCATCCACGTGCTCAACCGCATCGGCACCTGGGTGCTGGGCATCGGCATCGTGGTTGGTTTCGGCTACATCTTCAGCCATGTGCAGAGCGACGACTTCCTCACCCGCGGCGGCTTCAACCTGGCCGGCTGGCTGGCCACCGTGTCGCTGGCGGCGCTGTGGCAGATCGCCTTCGCCCCCTACGTTTCGGACTACTCGCGCTACCTGCCGGCCGACGTCAAGGTGTCCTCGACCTTCTGGACCACCTACCTGGGCTCGGCCCTGGGCTCGAGCCTGTCGTTCATCTTCGGCGCGGTCGCGGTGCTGGCGATCCCGGCCGGGATGGACACCATGGACGCAGTCAAGCTCGCCACCGGCACCCTTGGCCCACTGATGCTGGTGCTGTTCCTGCTCAGCGTGATCAGCCACAACGCCCTCAACCTGTACGGTGCGGTGCTGTCGATCATCACCCTGGTGCAGACCTTCGCCTACCGCTGGATCCCCACCGCCAAGAGCCGCGCCGTGCTGTCGCTGATCGTCCTGGCCGCCTGCTGTGTGGTGGCGGTGTTTGCCTCGGCGGACTTCATCGGCCACTTCGTCGACATGGTGCTGGTGTTGCTGGTGGTGCTGGTGCCGTGGACGGCGATCAACCTGATCGACTTCTATGTCATTCACAAGGGCGACTACGACATCGACTCGATCTTCAAGGTCGACGGCGGCATCTACGGCCGCTACAACCCACAGGCGCTGATCGCCTACGCGGTGGGCATCGCGGTGCAGATCCCGTTCATGAACACGCCGCTGTATGTCGGGCCGGTATCCGTACACATCAATGGCGCCGACCTGTCGTGGCTGGTGGGGCTGGCGATCACCTCGCCGCTGTACTGGTGGCTGGCCACTCGCGACAGCGCGTATCGCCGTCGCCAGGTGAGTGCAAAGCTGGCGGCGGGGGTCTGA
- a CDS encoding acyl-CoA dehydrogenase — translation MDFAYSPKVQALRERVSAFMDAYVYPAEPVFERQVAEGDRWQPTAIVEELKAKARVEGLWNLFLPESEYGAGLTNLEYAPLAEIMGRSLLGPEPFNCSAPDTGNMEVLVRYGSEAQKRQWLEPLLRGEIRSAFAMTEPDVASSDATNMAATAVRDGDEWVINGRKWWTSGACDPRCKVMIFMGLSNPDDQRHQQHSMILVPTDAPGVKIVRPLPVFGYDDAPHGHAEVLFENVRVPYENVLLGEGRGFEIAQGRLGPGRIHHCMRSIGMAERALELMCKRSVERTAFGRPLARLGGNVDKIADSRMEIDMARLLTLKAAYMMDTVGNKVARSEIAQIKVVAPNVALKVIDRAIQIHGGAGVSGDFPLAYMYAMQRTLRLADGPDEVHRAAIGKYEIGKYVPKEMLRSGH, via the coding sequence ATGGATTTCGCCTATTCGCCCAAGGTCCAGGCACTGCGCGAGCGCGTCAGCGCATTCATGGATGCATACGTCTACCCGGCCGAGCCGGTGTTCGAGCGCCAGGTCGCCGAGGGCGACCGCTGGCAGCCCACCGCGATTGTCGAGGAGCTCAAGGCCAAGGCCCGCGTCGAGGGGCTGTGGAACCTGTTCCTGCCGGAATCGGAGTACGGCGCGGGGCTGACCAACCTCGAGTACGCGCCACTGGCGGAGATCATGGGCCGCTCGCTGCTGGGGCCCGAGCCGTTCAACTGCTCGGCGCCGGACACCGGCAACATGGAGGTGCTGGTGCGCTACGGCAGCGAGGCGCAGAAACGCCAGTGGCTCGAGCCGCTGCTGCGCGGCGAGATCCGCTCGGCGTTCGCCATGACCGAGCCGGACGTGGCCTCCTCGGACGCCACCAACATGGCCGCCACCGCCGTGCGCGACGGTGACGAATGGGTGATCAACGGCCGCAAGTGGTGGACTTCCGGCGCCTGCGACCCGCGCTGCAAGGTGATGATCTTCATGGGCCTGTCCAACCCGGACGACCAGCGCCACCAGCAGCACTCGATGATCCTGGTGCCCACCGACGCGCCCGGGGTGAAGATCGTCCGCCCGCTGCCGGTGTTCGGCTACGACGACGCGCCCCACGGCCATGCCGAGGTGCTGTTCGAGAACGTGCGCGTGCCTTATGAAAACGTGCTCCTGGGTGAGGGCCGCGGCTTCGAAATCGCCCAGGGCCGCCTCGGCCCAGGCCGGATCCACCACTGCATGCGCTCGATCGGCATGGCCGAACGCGCCCTGGAGCTGATGTGCAAGCGCTCGGTCGAGCGCACCGCCTTCGGCCGGCCCCTGGCGCGGCTGGGCGGCAACGTCGACAAGATCGCCGACTCGCGGATGGAGATCGACATGGCCCGCCTGCTGACCCTCAAGGCCGCCTACATGATGGACACCGTCGGCAACAAGGTGGCGCGCAGCGAGATCGCCCAGATCAAGGTGGTGGCGCCGAATGTTGCGCTGAAGGTGATCGACCGGGCCATCCAGATTCATGGCGGGGCCGGGGTGAGCGGTGATTTCCCGCTGGCGTACATGTATGCGATGCAACGCACCCTGCGCCTGGCCGACGGACCGGATGAAGTGCACCGGGCGGCGATCGGCAAGTATGAGATTGGCAAGTATGTGCCCAAGGAGATGTTGCGCAGCGGACACTGA